A portion of the Aquila chrysaetos chrysaetos chromosome 4, bAquChr1.4, whole genome shotgun sequence genome contains these proteins:
- the STX17 gene encoding syntaxin-17 isoform X2: protein MQTWYLSWCLGASRWQLRANMREMEKLCLRVRQEDISVLQRMINPVKEEASFAIKDFLQLHSESAEELKRQLEGQEDASLTRSATVGGETLYNKEVKDGSQRLIQIYSRLPEIPQEENAAESWETLEEDLIQLSQLVTEFSLLVSSQQEKIDRIEDHVNSAAVNVEEGTKNLGKAAKYKLAALPVAGAVIGGVVGGPIGLLAGFKVAGIAAALGGGILGFTGGKLIQRRKKKMIEQVSSSCPELSRQSAKKSS, encoded by the exons CAACTTCGTGCCAATatgagagagatggagaaactCTGTTTGCGAGTCCGACAGGAAGACATCTCAGTTCTGCAGCGAATGATAAATCCTGTTAAAGAGGAAGCTTCATTTGCCATAAAAGACTTCCTGCAGCTCCATTCTGAATCTGCAGAAGAACTTAAAAGGCAACTTGAAGGACAGGAGGATGCCTCTTTAACAAGATCTGCAACTGTAGGAGGAG AAACTTTATATAACAAGGAAGTGAAGGACGGCTCCCAAAGGTTAATCCAGATCTACTCCCGCCTTCCCGAAATAcctcaggaagaaaatgcagctgagtCCTGGGAAACTTTAGAAGAG gACTTGATTCAGCTTAGCCAGTTGGTGACTGAGTTTTCTCTCTTAGTCAGC TCTCAGCAGGAGAAGATTGACAGGATTGAAGACCATGTCAACAGTGCTGCTGTGAATGTTGAAGAGGGAACCAAAAACTTGGGGAAG GCTGCAAAATACaagctggcagctctgcctgtggcAGGTGCAGTCATTGGTGGAGTGGTGGGGGGTCCTATTGGTCTCCTTGCAGGCTTCAAAGTGGCAGGAATTGCAGCTGCACTTGGTGGTGGGATTTTGGGTTTCACAGGTGGAAAATtgatacaaagaagaaaaaaaaaaatgattgaGCAGGTCTCTTCCAGCTGTCCAGAGCTTTCTCGCCAAAGTGCCAAAAAATCCAGCTGA